cgctcgcccacatgacaccatacacgctgtctgccatctatCCAGTATAGTTGAAACTGATTAATCCGTCAAGCGCACACTTCAGAGTGCCAGTGGTTATTGAAGATGatcatttgcccactgaagttggttaagaCTGCCGAACTGCAGTCCGGGGACGACGAGCATgctgatgagcttccctgagacggtttctgacagttagTGCAGAAATTGTTCGcttgtgcaaacccagtttccTCGTCTCAGatcatcccgcaggtgaagaagccggatgtggaggttctgggctggcgtggttaagcatggtctgcggttgtgaggacggttggacgtactgccacatTCTCTAAAATgaagttggaggtggcttatggtagagaaattaacattgaattctctgacaacagctctggtggacaaacattcctgcagtcagcatgccaattgcatactccctcaacttgagacaactgtatcattgtgttgtgtgacaaaactgcacattttagtggcattttattgtcccgaGCACAAGGTGCAACCTGTATAATGagcgtgctgtttaatcagcttcttgatatgtcatacctggcaggtagcctagtggttagagcgttggactagtaaccgaaaggttgcaagatcgaatccccgagctgacaaggtctgtcgttctgcccctgaacaaggcagttaacctactgttcctaggccgtcattgaaaataagaatttgttcttaactgacttgcctagttaaataaaggtaaaataatccATCCAACTTCTTTATTTTTTATCTAGGCAAAGGAGGAATGCTCACTATCAGGGATGTAAACAAGTTAGTGCACAACATTTGAtagaaataagatttttgtgcatatgaacatttctgggatcttctatttcagctcatgaaacatgggaccaacgtttatatttttgttcagtatagatattAGAGTTTGAGACAATTTTATGCAATCCATCATTatgggtgtgtgagtgtgattTAAACATGCATGAAACATAGGAGACTGAATGGGAGAAGAAAAGGTATGTGAAAGTGCAGAGTAAAAACAACAGCAGGAGCTCATACTTTTCTTACATGGACTTTTACCAGCAATTGGACTTTGGTTCTGATCGCTAAGTGAGAAGAACCTGTTGAGTCAGACTTCTGTTCAATACTCCTGTGTTATATCAGAGGTTTTATAAACTCAGAAATGTTTGACAATTATGATTTAAATGAGCTTATATTATGATTTCTGATAATCAGGAATCCCTGAATAGTTTATTTACTTCAGAAAACGAATAATGAAGTGCTAATAGCGACCACCAGTCAGACTACATCATGAACCTACATATGACTAGCTGCTTTCACTATGTCTTCCTATTAAAATAGGCCAGTAGCCCATCCCCTAATGGTGACCACCAGTCAGACTACATCATGAACCTACATATGACTAGCTGCTTTCACTATGTCTTCCTATTAAAATAGGCCAGTAGCCCATCCCCTAATGGTGACCACCAGTCAGACTACATCATGAACCTACATATGACTAGCTGCTTTCACTATGTCTTCCTATTAAAATAGGCCAGTAGCCCATCCCCTAATGGTGACCACCAGTCAGACCTCATCATGAACCTACATATGACTAGCTGCTTTCACTATGACTTCCTATTAAAATAGGCCAGTAGCCCATCCCCTAATGGTGACCACCAGTCAGACTACATCATGAACCTACATATGACTAGCTGCTTTCACTATGTCTTCCTATTAAAATAGGCCAGTAGCCCATCCCCTAATGGTGACCACCAGTCAGACTACATCATGAACCTACATATGACTAGCTGCTTTCACTATGTCTTCCTATTAAAATAGGCCAGTAGCCCATCCCCTAATGGTGACCACCAGTCAGACTACATCATGAACCTACATATGACTAGCTGCTTTCACTATGTCTTCCTATTAAAATAGGCCAGTAGCCCATCCCCTAATGGTGACCACCAGTCAGACTACATCATGAACCTACATATGACTAGCTGCTTTCACTATGTCTTCCTATTAAAATAGGCCAGTAGCCCATCCCCTAATGGTGACCACCAGTCAGACTACATCATGAACCTACATATGACTAGCTGCTTTCACTATGTCTTCCTATTAAAATAGGCCAGTAGCCCATCCCCTAATGGTGACCACCAGTCAGACTACATCATGAACCTACATATGACTAGCTGCTTTTCACTATGTCTTCCTATTAAAATAGGCCAGTAGCCCATCCCCTAATGGTGACCACCAGTCAGACTACATCATGAACCTACATATGACTAGCTGCTTTCACTATGTCTTCCTATTAAAATAGGCCAGTAGCCCATCCCCTAATGGTGACCACCAGTCAGACTACATCATGAACCTACATATGACTAGCTGCTTTCACTATGTCTTCCTATTAAAATAGGCCAGTAGCCCATCCCCTAATGGTGACCACCAGTCAGACTACATCATGAACCTACATATGACTAGCTGCTTTCACTATGACTTCCTATTAAAATAGGCCAGTAGCCCATCCCCTAATGGTGACCACCAGTCAGACTACATCATGAACCTACATATGACTAGCTGCTTTCACTATGTCTTCCTATTAAAATAGGCCAGTAGCCCATCCCCTAATGGTGACCACCAGTCAGACCTCATCATGAACCTACATATGACTAGCTGCTTTCACTATGACTTCCTATTAAAATAGGCCAGTAGCCCATCCCCTAATGGTGACCACCAGTCAGACTACATCATGAACCTACATATGACTAGCTGCTTTCACTATGTCTTCCTATTAAAATAGGCCAGTAGCCCATCCCCTAATGGTGACCACCAGTCAGACTACATCATGAACCTACATATGACTAGCTGCTTTCACTATGTCTTCCTATTAAAATAGGCCAGTAGTCCATCCCCTAATGGTGACCACCAGTCAGACTACATCATGAACCTACATATGACTAGCTGCTTTCACTATGTCTTCCTATTAAAATAGGCCAGTAGCCCATCCCCTAATGGTGACCACCAGTCAGACTACATCATGAACCTACATATGACTAGCTGCTTTCACTATGTCTTCCTATTAAAATAGGCCAGTAGCCCATCCCCTAATGGTGACCACCAGTCAGACTACATCATGAACCTACATATGACTAGCTGCTTTCACTATGTCTTCCTATTAAAATAGGCCAGTAGCCCATCCCCTAATGGTGACCACCAGTCAGACTACATCATGAACCTACATATGACTAGCTGCTTTCACTATGTCTTCCTATTAAAATAGGCCAGTAGCCCATCCCTAATGGTGACCACCAGTCAGACTACATCATGAACCTACATATGACTAGCTGCTTTCACTATGACTTCCTATTAAAATAGGCCAGTAGCCCATCCCCTAATGGTGACCACCAGTCAGACTACATCATGAACCTACATATGACTAGCTGCTTTCACTATGTCTTCCTATTAAAATAGGCCAGTAGCCCATCCCCTAATGGTGACCACCAGTCAGACCTCATCATGAACCTACATATGACTAGCTGCTTTCACTATGACTTCCTATTAAAATAGGCCAGTAGCCCATCCCCTAATGGTGACCACCAGTCAGACTACATCATTAACCTACATATGACTAGCTGCTTTCACTATGTCTTCCTATTAAAATAGGCCAGTAGCCCATCCCCTAATGGTGACCACCAGTCAGACTACATCATGAACCTACATATGACTAGCTGCTTTCACTATGTCTTCCTATTAAAATAGGCCAGTAGCCCATCCCCTAATGGTGACCACCAGTCAGACTACATCATGAACCTACATATGACGAGCTGCTTTCACTATGTCTTCCTATTAAAATAGGCCAGTAGCCCATCCCCTAATGGTGACCACCAGTCAGACTACATCATGAACCTACATATGACTAGCTGTTTTCACTATGTCTTCCTATTAAAATAGGCCAGTAGCCCATCCCCTAATGGTGACCACCAGTCAGACTACATCATGAACCTACATATGACGAGCTGCTTTCACTATGTCTTCCTATTAAAATAGGCCAGTAGCCCATCCCCTAATGGTGACCACCAGTCAGACTACATCATGAACCTACATATGACTAGCTGCTTTCACTATGTCTTCCTATTAAAATAGGCCAGTAGCCCATCCCCTAATGGTGACCACCAGTCAGACCTCATCATGAACCTACATATGACTAGCTGCTTTTCACTATGTCTTCCTATTAAAATAGGCCAGTAGCCCATCCCCTAATGGTGACCACCAGTCAGACTACATCATGAACCTACATATGACTAGCTGCTTTCACTATGTCTTCCTATTAAAATAGGCCAGTAGCCCATCACCTAATGGTGACCACCAGTCAGACTACATCATGAACCTACATATGACGAGCTGCTTTCACTATGTCTTCCTATTAAAACAGGCCAGTAGCCCATCCCCTAATGGTGACCACCAGTCAGACTACATCATGAACCTACATATGACTAGCTGCTTTCACTATGTCTTCCTATTAAAATAGGCCAGTAGCCCATCCCCTAATGGTGACCACCAGTCAGACTACATCATGAACCTACATATGACTAGCTGCTTTCACTATGTCTTCCTATTAAAATAGGCCAGTAGCCCATCCCCTAATGGTGACCACCAGTCAGACTACATCATGAACCTACATATGACTAGCTGCTTTTACTATGTCTTCCTATTAAAATAGGCCAGTAGCCTATCCCCTAATGGTGACCACCAGTCAGACTACATCATGAACCTACATATGACTAGCTGCTTTCACTATGTCTTCCTATTAAAATAGGCCAGTAGCCCATCCCCTAATGGTGACCACATCTCTTGCTTTCACTATGACTTCCTATTAAAATAGGCCAGTAGCCCATCCCCTAATGGTGACCACATCTCTTGCTTTCACTATGACTTCCTATTAAAATAGGCCAGTAGCCCATCCCCTAATGGTGACCACATCTCTTGCTTTCACTATGTCTTCCTATTAAAATAGGCCAGTAGCCCATCCCCTAATGGTGACCACATCTCTTGCTTTCACTATGTCTTCCTATTAAAATAGGCCAGTAGCCCATCCCCCAATGGTGACCACATCTCTTGCTTTCACTATGTCTTCCTATTAAAATAGGCCAGTAGCCCATCCCCTAATGGTGACCACATCTCTTGCTTTCACTATGTCTTCCTATTAAAATAGGCCAGTAGCCCATCCCCTAATGGTGACCACATCTCTTGCTTTCACTATGTCTTCCTATTAAAATAGGCCAGTAGCCCATCCCCCAATGGTGACCACATCTCTTGCTTTCACTATGTCTTCCTATTAAAATAGGCCAGTAGCCCATCCCCTAATGGTGACCACATCTCTTGCTTTCACTATGTCTTCCTATTAAAATAGGCCAGTAGCCCATCCCCTAATGGTGACCACATCTCTTGAGTGGATATATGAAGTGTTGTTTATTGAGTTCAGAGCCTGTGGAATGATAGGAATCACATCTGGAGAAGAACAGGCTGCTGGTCTGACTGTTGCTATGTCtggcagatctaggatcagatctatGATGATGTTACCCTCTCCAGATCCTATCCATAATCATCATGGATGAAACACAAAACTGACcaatgggagtgtgtgtgtggccacaagttctgtccttgagctgttcttgtttaTTAATGTTATGTAATATTTCATGTTTTGAGtcgaccccaggaagaatagctccTGCTTTCGCAATAGCttatggggatcctaataaaataccaaaataccCTCACTGACACTCTCATaagggagagactgggggagcgATGTGGGGTGTATTCAGTGAGTAAACTGTGAATAGAGCTGACCAGATTCTTGATTCTACATTAAAAACAATTATATTGGTTCTACACTTATACATGTCTTATTTTTTTCTCCCCGATTTCAATCTTGTCttatcactgcaactccccaacagacTCGGGACAGACCAAGGTCAAGTCATGCATTTCCCCAATGTCAATCTTGTCTTATTGCTGCAACTCCTCAACAGACTCGGGACAGGCCAAGGTCAAATcaagcgtcctccgaaacatgacccgccaaactgcgcttcttaacacccgcctgctaaacctggaagccagcttcaccaatgtgttggaggaaacaccactCAACTGGCGACTGcagtcagcctgcaggtgcccggcctgccacaaggagtcgttaTTGCTTGAcaagccaagtaaagcccctccTGGCCAGAATCTCCCCTTACTCGGACAATGCTGGCCCTATgggtgacacagcctgggatcaaacccgggtctgtagtgatgcctcaagcactgcgatgcagtgccttagaccgctgcgccactcgggaggcccctacACTATACATTTCCATCAGTAATACATCCTCCCTGAGGTTTATGAGTAAGGGGACTGGTATGTCAGTATGTGGCCAAACTAGACAGGACAGAAGTATAGCACATTTGAACTATAATTTGAACAGTAAACTCAAACCTTAACGGCAGAACAAGCAGCCGATGTACTACATGCTCAACAGTTTTGACACCTCTGACCTTTCTAGCGTGGTCATCGAATGACTACTGTATAAAAGCACTGGGAGGAGCATGTAGTAAATCAACTTATACAATATTGCATCTGAAACATTCTGAACATTTCAACCCACTGAATACATCCATGGTGGAAGAGTTGTTTCTCAGAGTGGGGGGGGGTGTTGGAAAGTTCTATGAGTTTATGAGCAGATTTCCTATGCTGCACTCTAGCACAGTCACACTGGAGACCACTGACTTAGACCCCTGaaacccccttcctccccctcactccctcttcTCCCAACCTTCGGCCTTCCCTCTCCCTACCCATTCCCTGTGTCTTCCTTTCTCTCCCACCCCCCTTTCTCTATCACCCCTTTCCCTCGctccttccctctccactcccacATTCAACCGCCAATTCACTCTGTGAGAGCGCTCTGTCTTCCTCTATGTGCACACATGTTCTGCACTGTATGTGTACGCGCATGTATGTGAACATGCTTCCgcagcatgtgtgtatgtgtgttggaatGAGTGTGTGTTGAGGGAGAGTGGGAACTTCCTGAGCAGTGATCAGGATGAGCAGGAGGGGCGAGAGGGGTTCTATGAGCGCAGAAACACATTCATGCTTCCCACATGCTGTATTGGCCATGGATCTTAAAGGCCCAGGGCagtaaaaaaatacatattttcctgTGTTTCATACATTTCCACACTATGGAGGTTAGaacaatactgtgaaattgtgacaatgcccttttagtgtaagagctgtttgtaaagtccacctgaaatttcagcctgttttaaGTGGGAGCGAGTTTTGGCCTTCCACGGTGACATATCCAAGCAGTAAATTAGTTAGACCAATAAGAcagttccaaacctctgccaaGAACAGCACATTTTCCCTCCCCACTCAAACCACTCCGACTGTCCTAGCGTCGCTTTACTAAAAATGTTTGTTCCAACAATTCTAGTTATATGCTTTCAGTAGTCCCCTCCTACATACCTACAGGGACATGAGCCATAAGGAAATGGTTATGAACAGCCAAGGGCTCTATTCAAGCAAAACCACTATCTAGTTGTTTCTGGGGCAGAAATGTTTTTTTGCATAGTGAAAGAGTACTGGAGCATAGAAGGAACTTGATGCACTGCTCATTCATCTAAATGCAAGTGTTCAGTTAAAAATGTAATGTAGCCCACAACTGATAGTCTGTCATTATGTAGAGAATTGTTTCACTCCTTAATTTACCTCTGGATTTCCTGATCTCTGTATTGATGTTTAGGGATTGAAATTGACTCACTAAGGTAATCTTTATTTGCTTATCTTCTTGGTTATGCTGAGCCATATCTCTGCAGCATTAGTGGCAGCACATAAACCTCTGAAAACAGCCTTAATATAAAACGTCAGTCTTGGAAACAATGCACTTGCAGCCCTCAGCCTCTTTAAAGACTAAAAACCACATTAGAAAAGAACAAAAACAAAGAATCATCTTCAAGGTGGAACAATCTTATTTTATTTTCACAACCAGACCATCACCTTTAATACATCCCTCCAAACCACTTCTCACCATCAAGAAAATATAATAAGGTCACCTCCATTTCAGAGTTAAAGAGGAAGGATTGTGAGAGTCCAAGCATGAATGTACATCATAGAATGTAGGCCGATTTCAAACGTTGTTACAATTCATCAGGTGTACACACCAAGGCAAACGTCTTGTCATACATAGTTACCATATATAGTTACTGTAAGTGTTCTGCTATGCAGTGTTATGTCTATATGGCTCAGAGGGCGATGATGGGTACACTTCTGCCCTGGCCACCCATCACCAAATCCCTTTAGTCAACCTACACTCAGAAAGAAAGGCAAGTCTATTACCTGGGGTCTAATCATTATTCCAAAATGTTTCGCAACAGAAACTAgaatttctattggacaaattcaggtaggtcccacCCAGTTTAATTCCATTTGCGTACACTTGGTTCTGTTTGGTTCCTAGGGAATACATCCCAGGTCTCAGATTATCTGAATGCTACTTCACGGTCTTAGTTTTCCCTTTAGCCTTCTCAGATCAAAGTTGTattctttttttatattttttttctgCTGAGTCTGCCTCTTTTAGAACGTCATTgtccattttttttcttctagtTTTTATTTTCTCCTCCCATATCAGCTCAGTGGACACGTCACCTTCCAGAATGTCGTCTGCTATGACATCATTGACCATGATGTCATCAGCCGTCAGGTCTAAGTGGTTGAAGAATCCGCTTTGCTCAGCTCGCTGCCCATGACATCACACAGAAGCTTCTCCGCCATGGTTGCTGGCTTCTCCGGGGTTTCTTTGGACTCTTCTGGGACGGAGACAGAATTCCAGGCACCCTTTACATTGTCGTCATAGCATTCTGCACCCCTCAGGTCTGTGGGCTGGTCTGGGGCAGATCTGTGGGAGGGGGGAGCATCGAGGGGCTCAGGGGTCAGCTCAGGGACACCAAGGTCcagaagaggggcgggggagaGGAAGGGCTCTGGGACAGCCTCCTGTTCTATGACGACTGGCTTTGGCTCCGGGACGACTGGCTTTGGCTCCGGGACGACTGGCTTTGGCTCCGGGACGACTGGCTTTGGCTCCGGGACGACTGGCTTTGGCTCCGGGACGACTGGCACTGGTTTACTGACTGACACCAGGGGCTCGGGTTCAGGCGGTGCTGGGGCTACTAGTGGGACACTCACCGGCTCCTCCAATGAGGGCTCCATCTCTGGCTGCTTGGGGGGCTCTGGCTCAGCCTCCTGTACCGGTGCTGGCACTGATTCTACTACTGGTTCAGTCGCCTCTGCAACCACCACTGGCGCATCAGCTACTGCCTCCACCACAGCTTCCTGAGTGTCGATTGCCTCCTCTGCAGCCTTCTGCTCGGCTGGTGCAGTGTCCCGTCTTCTGCTCATCTTGTTTCCCATGGTGCACCTGGAGACAATGAGAccggcagagtgagagagacacctCAACCATGAGGAGAGGGCCCGACAGCGAGCAGATCAGGAGAGGGGGAAAAGGCCATTTGCACACCCAAACTTTGCACCGAGATAAACAACTCTGCTTCTTAAGGGTGGCTGTATCATCACCTGTCCATTTACATGCATGTTACAGGTTTAACAGGTCTGGTGAATCAGTAATCTAAAGAATCATATTTAGTTTGTCGTCTtggacacatttacattacatttaagtcatttagcagacgctcttatccagagcgacttacaaattggacacgGACTTGCACATGAGCTAATGAACTCAACAATGGATAAAATACATTCACCTTTCATTCACAGCTATTAGGTTGTGTGTGCTGGACTTTTCCCTGACCTTGTGCCTTGTTTGATTTTCCCAGCACCAGTGCCCAGTTTGGATGTGCTTATTGACTTAGTACGCCATAAATCACAGGCATCAGTGAGAGCAAGTAAACTAACTGTGGAaattagtgatgcaccgatattacatttttggTCGGTACCGATAttttccttaaaaaaaaaaacctgacaCCGATATTTAAAATTGTAACAGtcttaagcattctagtacagttaattAATACACATggacgcagcagtctaaggcactgcatatcaggcgtcaccaaaaagttattttgttggcatttacaacacatgtccccattaccactaaagcataatcaaaacctatttctttcacttccTTGCTGTGCCATTTCTTTGCTacggaacgccgtttgggtctttgctacggaacgccgtttgggtctttgcgtgtcaaaaaaaagAATAGTATGACAAGTTGACAACATTGACGTGTCAGGAcatgaatatgactgcacgtcacaatTTAACGCGTTCATAATTGAACGTAGTTATTACACCATGACTTTTATTTCATGTCACAATGATACGTATGCGATGATGCTGGTAGTTGTCTCGTGCACCTACAGTACTGgtcctaaaaaaaaaaatctagctagcccatggatgcaaacaatgttcttctgcaaaaacataacaaaatgacaatctgtttcagtagctatatagttagctcgCTGGGTGTTATCTAAAATAACCTTAATTTATAAGAGTTATTTGATTAATgttggtcggacccatctatgtgaagctagccaccaTAGTGGAcattgcggttagccttcaaaataaaagtatgtgttttaatttgcatcactgtcaatttcATACTTTTATGTTGAAtgcaaaccgcaaattccactattgtgcctaatccttattgaggctagcttcacaacacaaccAGGTCCGGtcaagcctcactagccagatgaagctagcaggctgcttataacgttagctttgggcaacagggttaagtagcggGATAGTTATTTGTCAttaactgaagttcaatttcaataggcgaacaacaaggggcaacctagctaatacttacaagGATTCCTACAGCATTGCTacgaataatgaaaatgactacaGTTTCTAGTGGAAGTTGTGGTCAaacaaatgatgctttattaccGATGCGGTATTGCAAACACATCGTTTGTGGCTGGTGTTTTCAGACTTAAAAAAAAAGCTtcgacagtgctactgtatcttttttgaaATGCAAAGACCCAAACTGTGTTCCATAGTATGCATGTCTTGAAGCTAATAGCATGTTAAGAATGTGGTCTTGCACGTGTAGCGCAAAATGTCATTACGGCAcgtacctacattatattaggtatgcacgtcagctttgacattggGTTTTCACTTCGGCACTTTTGGCTAATATTGGCCGATTCCGaaatgttcaccgatatattgtgcatccctagtGGAAATAAGTGTTTGGTTACCAACTGAACACCGCTCTCATCGCCACAAGCTACACCAGTGAGGAGACGGTGTAGAGTGTAATATCTGAATCAACTTGTCTTATGCCGTCAGGGGTGGGAGGAGATGCAGCATTTAGTCCACTTCTCAAAGTGGTTTATCTGCTCTGTCACCAACAATGAACTGTGGATTTCGAGTTGGCTTATAATCATCGAACCATGGTGAGACTTGTCCCTGATGAACCAGTAATGTGACAACCACATCAGAATTATTTACACCACTGGCAGTTGCATTATCATTCTATTGTATGTGGTATGATTAGTGTGAGCTGTCCATGTCACTGAACTTCTGAGTAGTGGAATCCTGTGTTTCTACAtgcatttttggacttataaaatGAATGAGATGATATACATACCCACTGATTCTTAAATGACAATTTATAAATGCCTCGTgaggttagttcaactgtcatacaccatcagaacccaaaacacaAGCTTGTTTTActtcaatgtttgtaaacaaacactgtatagcctaaaaacatggttaaaactctccttttgatatcatggatggtcatcAGTCCTTACATCCCCAGCCCATTCTGTGAATTTCAGAGTGGTttcatttctccaggcccatccctaaGGTTTGTACCAAAACACAGGTGGGGTgaccattattattatttcaattaaggattctagctttaacctATCCAATCCCTTCAAATTACCCACGTGCATTTACTTCAAACAACTTCACTATTCTGCAACTGGTTGGTGCAATTCTGCAGAGATAAAAATTGTAAACTACTATGGTTAAATATTGGGATCATAATTAGGGGAATTTCACCAACCAAGTTGTGCTACACAGGTTAAGAGGCACTTTTGACTTCGATGCATTGGAACATTATGTTCCATCCCGTGCAGGATCACGTGTCCGCTCTATGGAGCGTATAGTGTCCCGTCCGTCCCCCGAGCTACAAGCGCACGTGTGTGGTATGTAGGCTACATGTCCATGGGCACCGCCGGTGCATGCGACGATTTAAAACAATACTCGAAAACGCGGTGGAGTCAAACTATGCACTACGAAACAATCGATTCACACACACTTGTGTTACGCTCCAAATAAAGTACACGACAAATGCGCAAACAGTGAAATTGATTGTCTCAAGTAATGCGCGCAGTAAGATTTGGGGTTTAAACCGTTAAATATTCGTCAAACTGAACATGCACAAAAGCCACTTAAGTTAAGAAACATGGGTCATCAATAACTTTGATTAGGGTAATCTCATTAGGCTAATTACCACCCAAACCACACCTTCCTCCAGCTGCTGTTTACTAGGCAGCACAAAAATGGGTCCCAGTCCGACATAGTCTACACACAGACAGCCCCCTAAACTCACCCATCACCAAAGTAACCCGAACACCGCACTGAGACCTCCACAGCTGCGCATAATCATACAACAAATTAGCATTAATAAACGGGGAATGAGCGGACCTTGTGTTCGGGAGATGAAATTGAACGGAGAAAGAACAAAAGAGAGCTGATGAGGTAGGCGGGGTCGCCGATTGCTGAACAAGCTGAAACAGCCTCGAGTGAAAAGCACACTCACATAAAACAGCAGGCTAATCtaaaaataacacacaaaaatacataaatacaatGACTTTGTCATTATAGAGTGCAGTGTAGAGAAGATATTTACTAACCTTGGTAGCGGAATTAAAACGCGAATTTAAGCCGTGCTAGAGAGCGGAAAGTTCTTGCGCTCTCACGACTTGGCGAGGCACGCACAGACTGAAGAGGAGGAAAGTATGGACAGAGGTTTAGTGCGTGTTGTCTGGGATGTGTGTATTTGTGCGCGCGCCCACTGTCGCTCGTACGCCCAGAGACTGTGACCATGTTCCAACAGATAAAtgtatccttccttccttccttccttattTCATCCCTACCTTCCTCTCCTTCTTGAATGGTCCACTGGTCTGGATGTATGAAAGCTATAAAGTGGAATCTTTCCTTTCACCTGGCCAATCATTTGAGATCAGTGATTTCTTCAGGGAGCTGTTGGAAGGATGCATTATGAAAGTATTGTAACAACTACATATGTTTTTTCTCTCAAATAGACAACCTCCTCCTAATGAATGTGATGGAGTGGGCACTATTACTGGGATGTTTGTCTCTCTCAatttttcaatttaaggggctttattggcatgggaaacatatgtttacattgccatagcaagtgaaatagataatacacaaaagtgaaataaacaagaaaaaaacatgtcattgt
This is a stretch of genomic DNA from Oncorhynchus nerka isolate Pitt River linkage group LG25, Oner_Uvic_2.0, whole genome shotgun sequence. It encodes these proteins:
- the LOC115109444 gene encoding protein TsetseEP-like; amino-acid sequence: MGNKMSRRRDTAPAEQKAAEEAIDTQEAVVEAVADAPVVVAEATEPVVESVPAPVQEAEPEPPKQPEMEPSLEEPVSVPLVAPAPPEPEPLVSVSKPVPVVPEPKPVVPEPKPVVPEPKPVVPEPKPVVPEPKPVVIEQEAVPEPFLSPAPLLDLGVPELTPEPLDAPPSHRSAPDQPTDLRGAECYDDNVKGAWNSVSVPEESKETPEKPATMAEKLLCDVMGSELSKADSSTT